The Lynx canadensis isolate LIC74 chromosome A2, mLynCan4.pri.v2, whole genome shotgun sequence DNA segment agagagaaagtgcaggggaggggcagagaatctcaagcaggttccatgctgtcagccccgacgtgggacttgatcccaagaTGTTAGGTACTTTCTAAAATTGAAGCATCCTGAGCCGCAGTCTCCTTATTTCTGAAGGCAGAATGGCATACTGAACCGTGTGGAGGTCGTGAGGGTGAATAACATGTGTGGAACTTCCTTTGTAACTCAGAGAAATCATTTGAGGGTGAAAGGtttgtcatgtgtgtgtgtgtttatatccaattttctttcaaataagcACACTCaccacacatgtacacacacagatgaCTTGTGATTTCATCTTTTATGTTGAAAGGAGATGTGAGAGACCGTTGGAGAGGATAGCACTGAACAGATGAATGGTTGAATTAACATGAAATAAAAGGATGTAGAAATACAGACACAAAATCTTAAATTACAAAGGGTGACCTTAATGTTGATCATGGGTTCATTCCTTTTCCGGACCTGTAGCCTCAAAGGCCTTGTAGTCAGACGACACTCACATTTCTACCCCGAGGAAATCACTGTACCAGCTGATGGGGCAGAATATATCgaaatcaatttcattttttttgtacttactgTGGGTTCCTCACATGTCAAATAACCTTTTCCCGGGGAAGATGATGACTGGATTCAGAGTCTtaaactcagtttcctcaaataatTGTATGGACTATGTCAGTATGAGAGTTCTACCACTGCTGTAAAATATCTCCACACTAGCTGCTTAAAACATACACACccttacagttctggagtcaGAGCTCGGAAGGAAGCTCATCGGGCTAATAGCAAGAAGTCTGCAGGGTTGACTTCCTACTGGAGGctcaggggagaatctgtttcctttccatttgCAGTCTCTGTCGCCGGTCACCTGCATTCTCTGGTCATGGCTCTCCCTCCACCTTCAGAGCCGACAGGGTAGCAGTTTCAAAGTCTCTCTGACACCAACTCTTTTGACTCCCTCCTCAACATTTGGAGGACTGTCGTGACTACCTTAGTGCCACCTGGACAATCACAGCTAATCGTTGTATCTGAATGGCAGCTGATTGGCAGCCCTGTTCAATCGCCTACCTTGATTCCCTGAGCTCTAGAAAATACCATGTTCGTAAGCACTGATTAGGATGTGGACCTGCTTGGGAggctcctcctctgtcttctaAAAAGTCTTTTTCAAAAGTGTATTGTTTTCAGGTGATTTGActagtttatacattatgctctgTCACCATGAGAGCAGCTACTGTCTGTCCCCGGGCTGCACCATTACAATAAATTGACCGCATTCCTTATGCTGggccttttattcccatggctTATTCGtcccataactggaagcccgCACCTCCCACTGTTGTAAccttgtgtgtcaactgtactaaaactattacaaaataatagatacatgaaaaaaacaaaacctgggtgTATTATTTTGTGCCACACTAGTGCCTGcctataaaagaaacaaacacagaattgacacagcctccagaaggaggGATACACTATTTCCTCCAAATTACATGCAACGATGATTTTTTGTATAGGAGATCTCTAAAACTACCTACATCTGTCTCTAACACAGGATCACACCCTTGCTAACCAAAGAGTGGTACACGGACTGGACCTTGCACATAAATGACAAGTGAGAGCTTGTCAAAAACGCAGAAGCTCTGGGCCACCCGGGGACTATCACTCAGATGCTGCATTTGCAGCAGGATCCGTGTGGATTCATAAACATTTGTAGACCATGTGAGGTTGGAGAAGGGCTGGTCTGGAATAGGTTTTCTCACTTGTTGCACCAGACCTTTGGGACAGCTTAAGTCTATTTTTGGAGGCTGCTTCTTGTGGACgaggtgtttagcagcatcccttcAGACGTCACCAGACATCCCCGGGGGAAAATTCATTTCTGGTGGAGAACCACTGCCCCCAAGCTTGAGAACCAGAAGCATCCCGACAGAATCCCACTCAAGGCCCACATCCTCGAGCACTGACTTCGGGCAGATCACTAGATGCCGCCGAGCACATTCCCGCCTGGAGAATGGAGTTTAGAAATGGAGTTTCTCAGGGACGACATGTTCACAGAACATTGAATTAAACATTCCCTGTAAATGCTTGATACAGGTgatagcatgtgcaaagacctAAGTATACCTCTTATAATCAACAAGGCCTTTATAAGTGGGACTAAGTGACAGTTTTTAGCTTGAGATAAAGTAAGAAAGTCCTAATAGTAACGGCAAATGTATCTTGAACCCAATGTGCATAGTGCCCAAGGTTTATTATCAGAAGAACCGAGTTCTCCACCTCATTTAAGAGAAGAGTAAACACGTCTGGAGATAGCTGGGTCCCCACCGCAAGTCAATGCTTTGAAGATAAAGAGACCTAGTCCAGGCAGGATCCCTCAGACTCAGACCTGGAGGAAACCGTAACTGGGAGCTGAGATAAGGTGCTGGGAGATTTACTCACCAGGAGGGAGGCAAGCTGAaggaaaaggagtaaaaaaaaaaacaaaaacaaaaacaagcccaTCCAACTGGattccctactttttttttaatgtttagttttgagagacagacactgagagtggggaaggagcagagagagagggagacacagaatctgaagcaggctccagactccaagctgccagcacagacccaacgcagggctcgaactcacaaaccacaagaccatgacctgagctaaagtctgacgcccaaccgactgagccaccctggtgtccctgaGGATTCACTACTTCTAAACTGGTCTCTTGGGAACATGGTTCATTAGAGAAATTTCCTATGTGTGCAAAAGTGTTCCGCTTGGGAACTGTGCTGGAGTAAGAAGAGGGAACATATACCTAATGAGCAGACAACAGGGAGCTGTAAATACCTCCTGGGCTCCTGTCTGTCAGCCCGTGCAACCTTGCACAGGAAGGGGCatgcttttctgtttgttctgaATCCTAGTTCTGGCTGAGGACTGATGCTTCACTGCCTCCTGCTGTCTCGGGTGAGGGCAGAGCTTTAGTCCCTATCATCTGCTATCCAGGGAGGCATTCAGGCTTCCACAAGGAGACCTTCCCGTCAGACATCCCAGCCAGGTGAGTCCAACAGCGCAGTGGACCGTGGgtgagagggtcagagagaatggAAGCCAAGATCATTAACTGTCACCACTTGAGAGCCAATCCAACGTAGCCCAGAGCAAGTGGTCactgtgtttgtttgcttaattaagtaattcatgtatttattcactgGCTGTGTCAGTTTCAGAGGGAGTGCCATTCACACTCTTGAAGagctttcttattctttttcattcaatTGCTATTATGGGCATGCTAGAAAAACTATGTTGAGATTGTTAAATTCAATGTGTGGTTCTAATCAGGTGTAATTTTGTCCCCCGGGGGACATTGatcaatgtctggagacactttgTCTGTCACGCTGGAGAGGGGTGcacagaggtcagggatgctCTGAACATCTTACAGGGCACAGGACGCTCCCCACCACAGGGCAGGCTCTGGGCAGGATGGGTGCAGAGACTGGGAAGCTCCTGGTGACAGAATGTCAGTATCTGTAATACAGCTGCTTTCAGGTTCTGCCTTCAACCTTGTAACACTTACTCTTAGGCCAACAAATTCAGAATAACCCTTTGGCTCCTTTTTGAAAGTTTCAACCACAAACAACGTAACAGCCCTGTAAGTTTTTTTCCAGGCTGCTGGGTGAAGGAGACAGTtcttgttattttccttaaaCTATCCCTCAGTTTCAGCCAAGGTCATATGTTTGATGACCGTCtgattggttttattattattatatgcccataggttattctctctctctctctctctctctctctgtctctctctctctctctctctcccttttcaacgtttatttatttttgggacagagagagacagagcatgaacgggggaggggcagagagagagggagacacagaatccgaaacaggctccaggctctgagccatcagcccagagcctgacgtggggctcgaactcacggaccgcgagatcgtgacctggctgaagtcggacgcccaaccgactgcgccacccaggcgcccctctctctctctttttaaaacattaccgcatttcaaatgatttcctgAGATCATTGTTTCTCAATTGATTTTTGCAACATATTTTgatcataaaaatttttaattttatttaagtaaatctATCTTCTTACTTCTGAGATTATGGCTTTATTTAGTGGTTTTGCTCACCTGTGAATGTTATATGTAGTTTCCTTGATGTTCTGCTATATTATATGGTTACACTTACACTGAGGTCATAATCCCTCTGaatttttgtgaagtgtctgaGGAGGGGGCCAGTTGCATATTCTTCCAGATAGATATCCATTGCTGCCAGCACTGGTTTagatattcatttattctagcTGTTATATAGCAATTCAACCTTTTCCAACTAAACCGAAATAAAACCTTGCCATATGGTCAATGTCCTTATGCATTGAGACCTAATTTCtgactcatttaacaaataaaaactaagcaTTCTaggaacattatatatattttttcatgtgtaggcCATTGACAATTTAATTATGAATCCATGTTGATATccttaataatttcttttctatagCCAATTTCAGTTAGTTTTTATGTTTCACATACTTTTGCTGTGGACAGTTGTTTTCAAACTACTCATTTTAACGTGGTTGCatcatccctttatttttttcattctataatttttcatatcctTGGGTTTTTCATATTAACCACATAGTGACATACATTTgtgacaaaaacaaaagtgaacaaaGAAGGTGAAATCCCTTCGCTAGCGTATGTTTCTGTGTAGCACCAAGGACAGAgaacaataatataaatatacggATGGCATCATGCGGTCAAGCATAATCATATGAAACAAGTTATTTGGTACAAAACTGGACTGTCATGGTGTCGGGAGCATTTACAGAGCATGGTCTGGGGAAGCCTCTGTCCACTGGCTGACATATAGAATGAGGattccaggtgccccttgggtttGTGAAAAAGAGACCAATACCCAGAGTCCAAGAGTATCGACAAGAGGACATCACATAGGGATGGGAgatgagcgcctgggtggctcagtgggttaagagatctcttcttgattttggctcagctcagatctcactgttcgtgagatccagccccttgttgggctctgtgctgacagcatggtgcctgcttgggactctctctgtccctcccctgcttgtgtgcttgctctctctccctctctccctcccctgcttgtgctccctctctctctctgaaagaaaaaaaacattaaaaagagaaagggataaCAGGGCTGCCCTCACCTGCTGTCAGCCCCCATGAAAACAAATTGCCCAAGTAATGATGCAAGAGGCACGTGAAAGCGAAGTCTTCCGTGATTGACCTTGTAACTGCGCAACTTGCATCCAATCACGTGCACTTCCTTTTGTGAAGTGTTGGCTTATCCCcttgctcattttttcccttgGCCCCGCCATATGTAAGGTGTTTGACATTAGGAAGATATCAGCACTTTCGTCTTTGGGGGCAGTTAAATGTGTTCTCACATAGTTTTTGCTGGGCATCGGGGGAGGTGGTCGGGTGCAAAGCTTCCAGAAGCGAGGGAGGTTACTGTTTGTCACAATCCCTCGGGGACCCCCTGAGCTTACTGCATCCTTGTTCTGTTGTCCTAGACTCTGGGTCTTGTCTAGCAAGAGAGGGGACACAGGATTGTAATGCAAGAGAGGcaaatgtccaggaggagacaagagacccgagtaagggtccttgctctgttttcaTTAGGATCAGGAGGCTTACAGGTGTGATGGGTGGGCACAGAGACAATGGAACCGtcaacattaactcatgggcgtgGGGGAAGCTGGGGTTTGAAGACgtgtggtgttaggggtttgggtcaatgcAAAACAAATCCTGGTGCCAGGCAGATGGTTGTTTACAACAGACATGAGGtgccacctctgtttacctaaactggcctagggCGCAAGCCAGACAGAGCAGGCTACCTTAGGGTctacaaggcacctttcttttgctaattagctcccctTGGGGCAACTTCCCCTTGCTGAGGTCTACAGCcctgtttatccatttacctaattttagtccttccttcctgggaaagcagctttctgctattgtattCAGTTGGGGGGtgtttctgccctgaatacctaaacTTTTTACCTCATTTTGGATGCTTCTATCCTGAGATTTCCTGTTCCGATACTTTTGTCCTATACTGGGacctttgccctgtttacctaatgTTGGATGCCTTCATCCTGtggcttctctttctttatgccttgttaactcatcggtgcaagctcagggaactCCTAAGCTTATTCTCCacgctctgcctcatccatttcATTCACCATCCCTCTGTCTTTCCACTTATTAAACATAAGTTTGTGAAATACACAACAGGAGATGGCTATCCCAACATGGAGCTTCAACCTCATTTGCCCATGGGAGGCTTAGGAATTAACACTTCCAGGAACCACTTCTACATTTTTCAGGGGAAAGATCGCTGATCTGGTCTATTTGGGTTGTATCCATTCCCAGCGTAACCTGGATGGCGGGGGATGTAAAGACAGGGATTACACAACCCAGAAGACCACggtgtcctgtgtgtgtgtgacttgtAGAGGGTGAGCAGTCCTCACAGCAGGGGCCAGGACTCCCAATCTCAAGGTGACACAATACAGGGGCCAGAACTCAGTCAAGAGCAGGCACCAAGATGGGGATCTGTGTCAATTCATGGGATGGCTTTGCAGCATGCTGAATACAGAGGGAGAGGTAGTGTGGACAAGAACGGCCCTGTGCCTTAAGGTCACAGTAGTAGCAGAGAGGTCACTTCCTTCATCACATGTCTGACAGCATCTGTCATCAGTGTCCCTCAGGCTCATTCCCCTTGTAGCGCCGGCTTCCCTTTTTGATTTGAACACTTGAAACAAGTACattcctcagggcctttgcactggccatTCCCTCTGCTGGGCACATTTCCCCCATACTCCCACATCTACCTCTCTGTCTTATCAAGGTCTGTGTTCCAATATCACCTTGTTGCACAATTTGCCCAAATACCTGTAATAGGTCAACTTATAAGATATCAGAAAGCTTATTGTATATAAGTTTGgcttaaactcacctttcatgaATAATTGAGATAAAAGCTTATGTAGCTCCCTATTAGGGTTATAGGAAATTACTAACTGCCCTATCTCGCTTCCATAACTTCGCCTGCTTGCTAAATGGATAACTTAGGTTGCAAAACGCTCCCCTATCCCTTCTACCAAGATCTGGCCTAGGCAAGaccaacatgtaaaaagtcaCGAACTCACTGCCCCACGGTATCTTAGGGCAAACATAGCTAGCCTCCTGTAGCCCGGGAGTAAACTATGACCTATGTAAGCTTAGAAGGACCCCAGAGTATGAGATGCTGAACCAGTGTTTGTTTTGGGCTTTCCTAGAAGTGCTGTTCCTGTTCCCTAGATATTAGTTCTGCTTAAAACCACATTTGCTGAGTTACTGAGAAATAAAACTTCCTCTTAACTGCTTGTTTGAGCTTTTGTAAACCTGCTTGGCATAATCACCCTTCCCCATTCTCAGGCACCGCATCCTGTTCGAACTAGATAGACGATTAATATTGTAAACAATGTGACTCAGCATTCAACTAGCTAGGTCAACaagttatattttgaaattcttcagGACTGTGTGATTGGTGCCcgtcttatattttaaaaacctacaacATTGTGTGATTGGTGCCCGCCCTTTCAAACTGCCACCCTTGTGCAACCTGATTGGTCGATACAGCCCTTATAAGACATCCCCAAAGTTTGTTCGGGGCCAGACTTTCGGGACCTGTTGTATTTCCCTGTCTGGCCCAGCCGTAATAAACGTGTTTTGATCCTGTTTTTCCTGTCTGGAGTTCATAAGCGATTGCAACTTACAACAAGGTGTCTAACTTTGGTCATTTTAAACCCCCTTAGGacaaaaaactttaaattgaTAGGTTACCACCAAAACTAACGTCTGTGTGTCACAATATAATTGGCTACCATGAGATGTTGTAAATTGTAATTGGTTAACTAAATAATGACGTATTAtgacttgctaaaatccataTAAGCTCACTGCTACCTTTGTTCAGGGCCATTCTCTgcacttttctccttaagatcaggagaTCAGGTTTGGCCCAGCCGTGAATAAAATCTTGACTTGCTTCTATTCAGCGTCTGGTGGGTTTTTTCGACAGCACCCTGTTTTAATACCCACAAAAATAGAATGCcctatttgctttgttttatgcctgtttttcttttcttcctaatacTCCTCACCATCTAAAAAGTTTTACAATTCTCTTATTCgcttatattttttctctatcattgtaggactttttttctttaacacctTATGCTCATTCCTTAGATAGTGACTGACACATGGTCAGCACTCAATGTATATTCCTGAAATTCTTGAAGAACTTCTTAGTAAAACTGTGAAATGTATGATCCCTTAGGAAAGAAGCTGattgaaaaaaacacacagaacatATCAGATATGTCCGAGTGCATTCCTGAAGGGGACCGTATCCACAtacaacatattaaaatgaatttctgggCTCCAAACTATAAAAGTAGTATTTCAATTCTTTGAGTAATGAAGGTTTGTGTGAAATGTACTcatgttatttccttctttccaagaAGCCACCTCCACCACATGGAACTGAGCAACAAAacacaaatttcagaattttttcttctgggattttcAGATGAACCAGAACTACAGCCCCTCATATTTGGGCTTTTCCTCTCCATGTACCTGATCACTGTGTTTGGAAACCTGCTCATCATCttggccatcagcacagaccccaacctccacacgcccatgtacttcttcctggccaACCTGTCCTTTGTAGACATTTGCTTCACCTCCACCACCATCCCAAAGATGCTGGTGAACATCCGGACCCAGAGCAAAGTCATAACCTATGAGGACTGCATCGCACAGATGAACTTCTTCATAATCTTTTCAGTGTTGGATGACTTTCTCCTGAGtgtgatggcctatgaccggTTTGTGGCCATCTGTCACCCCCTGCACTACACAATCATCATGAACCCCCAGCTCTGTGGACTCCTGGTTCTGGTGTCCTGGATCATGAGTGTTCTGTATTCCTTGTTACAAACCTTAATGGTGTTGCGGCTGTCCTTCTGTACAGAGGTGGAAATCCCCCACTTTTTCTGTGAACTCAATCAGATGATCCAACTTGCCTGTTCTGACACCTTTATTAATGACATGATGTTGTATTTTGCAACTGTGCTGCTGGGTGGTGCTCCCCTGGCTGGGGTCCTTTACTCTTATTCTAAGATAGTTTCCTCCATACGTAGGATCTCATCAGCTCTGGGCAAGTATAAGGCATTTTCCGCCTGTGCATCTCACCTCTCGGTTGTCTCTCTATTTTATTGTACTGGGCTGGGAGTGTACCTCAGCTCTGCTGCTACCCAGAGCTCACTCTCAAGTGCCACAGCCTCGGTGATGTACACGGTGGTCACGcccatgctgaaccccttcatctacagcctgaggaacagaGACATAAAGGGCGCTCTGAGGAGATTCTCTGCTATGGCAGCTATAAAAGGGCTAATTGTCTTGGGCTGAAGAATTTCCCATGACTGCTGGCTTAAGAGGTTTAGACTCAGAAGTTGTGATTTTTTAAGCAAATTCTGTACATAGAATGGGCTTCCTTATTTcctggaagttttattttttttaactactaaGTACAATTTAGTCagtcatttattaaatttttccctctctctgataTCCAAcaattttcccttcattttctttatttctaaattgaTTCCCAACCTGTGATATGGAAAAATTAGGAATTCCCATTTATCTCATTGAATTGCTTGGGTTTCTTAAGAATAATTTCTTCCCAAATGACAAAAATCACCCCTTTCAAGATGTCTTTAGTTTTACTAAGAGAATAGACATTTGTTACCATTCTGATGGAAAAATTCAATTTGGTAAGTAGGCCATTTgttcctatcctatcctatcttATCCTATcccattctattctattctattctattctattctattctattctaaatCTGAGACCACAGTTTTTCACTTTGTGTTTGCCATTCCTTTGTGTATCTCTACCTGCTCTTCCTGATGAACATACTAGTGTGTTTCATAACAGGccattggttttattttcctaattaggATCCTGTTCTCTTCTGGTTGTATGGCTTCATGGCTGTATGTCACCATTGCTTACATAGTCGCTGGCAAACTGATTATCAAATGCTTGTCTACCAGTGGAGGCTACACGGAAAGGGAAATTCAAATGAATAGAATGACTTACTATgctttgtaccccaatgtttatagcagcactttcaacaatgaccaatgatggaaagagcctaaatgtccatcaactgatgaatggataaagcaattatggtttatatacacaatggaatactacgtggcaatgagaaagaatgaaatctggctttttgtggcaacgtggatggaagtggagagtgttatgctaagtgaaataagtcatacagagaaagacagataccttatgttttcactcttatgtggatcctgagaaacttaacagaagaccatgggggagggaaagaaaaaaaaaaaaggttagagagggagggaggcaaaccatcagagactcttaaaaagtgagaataaactgagggttgacagggggtgggagggagtagagggtgggtgatgggtgttgggGGAGGGTGTTGGGAGGgggtgttgggatgagcactgggtgttgtatggaaaccaatttgacaataaatttcatattaaaaaaaaagaatgacttactATGGCCTTCAAGTCAAAGGTGACCTCGATTAtgataaagcaaattttaaattgtCCTTTGTATTAGTACGCACTACATTTCTTTGTACATCTCCCAGTCAAGTATGGAATACCAGTGGCAATGTTTAAGGGCATTTATTTGCTGGGGTGAATGATGGGTTAACCTGTTACAAGCAAAACACttataaatgaaaactacaaaatattgctgaaagaaattaaagaagacataaataaatgggatgACATCCTGTGTTCCTgctttgaaattttaagttttaaatttaattttaggatgggcttaaaaatttttccccaaccccccccccatttgttaTTTCCATAATGACATTCAATCTGTAGATTTTTTCGGTAGTGTTGCCATCTTAACAActttaattctaatttaaatttcttctaaCACAGAAGCACAACTTTGCTCTCAGACTGTGCCCCACAGACCAAGACCTGTAGCATCAACACCATGAGGGAGCTTGTTAGAGAAGCAGAGTTGCTGGGGCCCCTGGAGCCCTGAtaaatcagaatttgcattttaactacAGTCCCTGGTGAATTGTGTACACGGTGAAGTTGGAGAAGCCTTAGTGTGGAGCAGGTTTTCTCACCTTCTCACCATTGACTCTTGAAActagaaaattctttttgttGGGTGCTGTCCTGTGGATGAAGGTATTCAGCAGAATCCCTTCAGACATGGACAAATATCCACAGAGCAACGACTTTGGTCGAGAACCACTTCCCAGAGTTTCAGAACAGGAAGCATCCTGACATAATTCCAATTAAGACTACATCCCTACTTGGTTTATGCCTTTGAACAGAACAAGAAAATCCTGTGAGCCCCATTTTTACAATATGGAGCTCATGAAAGTACTACTTCATAGATTGtacttttgtaaaaattaaatcatagaaTTCCTTTAGTGTGCTCAGCTAGTCTATGctgcataaaatataaatatgtctcTTATCATTAATAAACACTCATCATGAAGGAATACATGACAGTTCTTACGATCTAAATAACTTGTGATCTAAATATGAAATTCCTAATTGTTTTGGCTAAACTATCACAAAGCCAAAGAGtatagtatttttccttttaaaaaatgtatttatttaagttcaGTTTGTTAACACACAGTGCAGTATTAGTTTCAAGAAGAGAACacattgattcatcacttacatacaactcTCATTgctccccaca contains these protein-coding regions:
- the LOC115505121 gene encoding olfactory receptor-like protein OLF4; its protein translation is MKVCVKCTHVISFFPRSHLHHMELSNKTQISEFFLLGFSDEPELQPLIFGLFLSMYLITVFGNLLIILAISTDPNLHTPMYFFLANLSFVDICFTSTTIPKMLVNIRTQSKVITYEDCIAQMNFFIIFSVLDDFLLSVMAYDRFVAICHPLHYTIIMNPQLCGLLVLVSWIMSVLYSLLQTLMVLRLSFCTEVEIPHFFCELNQMIQLACSDTFINDMMLYFATVLLGGAPLAGVLYSYSKIVSSIRRISSALGKYKAFSACASHLSVVSLFYCTGLGVYLSSAATQSSLSSATASVMYTVVTPMLNPFIYSLRNRDIKGALRRFSAMAAIKGLIVLG